The segment ccttcttcttcttctctctgcttctccgGCAGTGTCTGTTGATACTTTTGTGcgcagaaaatgtgtgtgtgtatatatatcttaagtaaatctgtaaaatgtaggtGTCTTGTGCGCATGTTTGCATGCAGATATTAGATACTGAAAGTGTGTTGACACTTGGCAATAACAAATTCCATTAAAAATATCACTCCCGAAGGCGCGCACGGGGGATGATTTTAAACCTGAGGTCTGGCTTTGCACATTATAGGCGACAGAGTcgggaaaaagaaataaaaaaaaaaagacaaattgtGTAACAACAATCCAGATTTAGCCTCAAAGTGTATTTAAAGCCACTCACGACAAAACAAATACCTGCAAATTATTTTACCTCTTAATGTAAATCTGAGGTTTTCATCTCGTCTCCGGTATGCAAGGTCAAAGATCTCCTTTTACCGTGCGCTCTTGTGACGGCGGGGTTTCTGCAGAAGTCAGCACGCCAGCAGAGCAGCATGTATATAGGAATCTCCCTGCAGCGGCACATAAACTGCCAGACCCGGTGATCTAATCACTGCGGGCCAGTAGGCTTCAAGCCAAAGTTTCCACATCATCTAAagtctgaaaataaaataaaggccAAGGACGGGTTACACGCAAACTGTTTAGAGGTCAGCTGCGAATTAGTTCTGAGAAGAAGAAAATTATTTTCTTCAAACTGTTTAGACTGTAGTGTcattagagtgtgtgtgagtgtcagctAATTACTGATAACAAGCTATGATCATTTATGAGTGAAGTCAGAAACAAATAAAGTCTGAGAGAGTAAATGCCATTTCAATGACTTTAATAAGCAAAATAGGAAACAATTTCttccaaaaacaacaaaaagacaaaacagaaaCCAGCCTGAATGGAACAGTTCAGATTTAAGTGTTACtattatttatataaacagGATTGAAAATTGATCCCCATCATTGCTAAGTACATGAAattggtgaaaacaaaacaacaacccGCTGCTGCAGTTTCAGTTCGATTTCAACACAGTTGAATCAGTAACAAAACCAAagattgtttttaaatgcatgACTTTTCAACAACAGTTTCAATGCAAGCACCATGCTTAATCGATATGATCTGACAGTTTAatttaaatcattaaaataaaactttttttaactaTGCATCTGGCCAGCAGAACCAGaataatcaaataataataacaacacagacaaacaaaaaaaaagtattacATAACATAGACGttgttttcattttgagtatTTGCACAACCTGAATCCCCTTTTTTACTGGccggcagaaaaaaaatcaggaaaacATAGAACATTAGTAGTATTAAAACATTTGTGTTATCTAAATATTAGCTTTACATAAAACCtcttgttgcattttttttctaatattgttaaaaaatataaatcatcAGTGGCGATATGCTACAGGTGGCTGCCAATCGGAATGAGAGGTATGTGGTTTTAGAGTTAATAGAAAGCAGACAAAGACTTTTTTTATGATTAAGTGGCAGAAAAAGTAGACTGAATCAAAATGACGAGTGTGTTGAATGTATTAAAAGGCTTCTTTTGTGCAGTCTGGGTCCAATAATACTGTAGCCACATGTTTTGTCTCCTCAGCCTGGCACAACATGAGTCCACATATTACCTAAAACTTTGCACATATAGGCCTGCCTTTCTAATAAAATGACTGTATAATATCATAGTATGTCTTCCTGGAGGGAGGTCTGCacaaaattcaaaatgaaaacttgcaaaaatccaaaaaaaGTGCACTTGACACACAGTTTGTTGTatttaaatgaacaaaaaaatgcactcTTCTTTCAATCAATATcctaaaatgataaaaaacacaaataaatgaaataaaaacacaacacaaagaaagaagTTCAAACCAGCCTCCTCAATCTTGTTGTGCAGTTTTTTGCGGTTGCATAATATTTACAAGCccaaaaataaagagagagaaagaaacccACACCATATGATAACTGCACCGGCAGTCCTGCTGTTCTGTTCCCCGCTGCATTTCTCTAACCCCCCAAAAAACTATGGAGAAGCGCAGATCAACAACATGCACTTAATATACACGAGAAGATGAAAGTACAAAATAGAAATTATTACCGTACATGTCCAGCATGCAGGATTAATATTTAATGCAGATTTTTTGTTTCAATATATATTCGAATATAACCAAGCAGGCAATAAATCAAGAGAGATGTTGCATAAAATGTtccccctcccacccccacccatcGTGACGGGTTAGTAGACAGAAGTTAAATTTGCATAAAGTGGAGTCCCGCTTGTGGAGATTTTCTCGGATTACGGGCCCACTTGTCAAAAGTGAGTCTCATGTGTGTTGCAGGCTGTGAGTGAGGCCAGGCCCgcttgtttgttgtttcatAACAATGTCATCATTTTTGGAGAACAAAATTACAAGACAACTGCCTCGACgccatcccacacacacatactctctctctctctctctctccctctcgcacacacacacacacacacacacacacacacacactcacaaacactaCTTACAGATTATTTAAAAGCTGTAGCCtcaaagaagagagagagaaaaaagttcATCAGCCGATCCTTTTCttctttgaagaaaaaaaagtcttttcacTACAAGCAACTAATCTACAAAGATGCTGCGACTGATCAGACACTCTACATTGCTCTTTGTATCTCAGTTGACACGTGGATGGAGAGATGATTATATATGAGAATACTATTTCATGGATTATTCTTCTAATATGAATATAACTGTTACCGTTATTAGTATAATCAAACAGTATGGGAGGTGTGGATTATTATTGTCTGTTCATCAtcaaagtcagtcagtcaattgTGGAGAAAGGAAAGGTGCGGGGTGTGGGGGCTGTTGTGTAAGGGTTCACAAGAAAAGGCTGCGACAACTCACATGAAAAACTCTGGTGACGAAGGGTTGTCACTGGTTGAGCCAGCCTCGCGGAACCCGTTACTGGCCCCTGACCCCGTCAGTTTCTCACATTTGAGTTTGTAggcgtccctctccctcgcCAGCCGGCTGATCTCTGccttcagctgctccacctgGTTTATCAGCTGCGTCTTCTCGTTCTCTAGCAGGTGCTTCTGCTGCACCCGCTTGAACCGGCAGGACTGAGCGTAGCCTCGGTTCTTCAGGGTTCTCCTCTTCTGCTTCAGGCGGATGACCTCGTCCTTGGTGAAGCCCCGTAGGTGTCTGTTGAGCTCCCTCACCGACATGGACACCAGCTGATCGTCAGAGAAGCGGTCCTCTGGGTTGAGTCCGCCCCCGGAGCCGTGGTGCGCCCCCGACTGGCTCAGGTGGCCGtgctgatggtggtgatgatggtggcgGTGATGATGGAGCGGCTGGTGGGACTCTGGGGACACCGGGGATGGGCTGTCGGGGTCctggctgtgatgatgatgatgctggcTGTGTGGGTGGTTGTGTCCGCCCGGGTGCCCGGACAGTTCATCAGCGTGGTGTGGGATGCCCCCCGCATATGGGTGATGATGCTGCTGGCTGTGGCCGTGatggctgtggtggtggtgcgGGCCCCTGTAGCCCTCGAAAGAGCCTTGCTGTTGCAGCTGCTGTTGGACATGCGGAGGTGGAGGATGGCCGTGGGCTGTGGCTCCAATCAGGGCCTCCACTGCGTCCTCTGGGGTCAGGCTTAGCGTCTGCGGATCTATCTGCTGGTGATACCCGTTATTCGGCATCCAGTACAGCTCCTCAAGCTGGGTTTTTTGCTCCATGGGGCTGAAGCTGGGCGAAGAGGGCACTGAACTGCAGGGTGTACTGATGGGGGTGGAGGACACAGACCCCTGGGGCTGTACACGGTTACACTGGCGCACTCCGTTGCGATCCAAACCAGCAAGGCCTTCCTTCTTCACGTCAAACTTCATCAGGTCAAAATCATTGACATATTCCAGAGCCAGAGGGCTGTTGGGTAGCTCCGGGCCCATGCCCAGCTCTGCACTCATGTTGTTGTCACGACTCTTTTGCAGGTTTGCAAAGGTACTGGCGAGCGTCGCAAAAACTGACTTATTAATCAACGTCTGttctcttctctcttgtttCATGCAATGGTACTTTTGGCTCCTCCGCCGCTGTGCACTGATTTGCTGTAGCATGAAACACCGTGTGACtggtgagttaaaaaaaaaaaaaaggaaaacgaAAAAAAGTTGCAGAGGAAAACTTTCAGACTAATGCTCTGCTCACGGTTTGCGTCATATAGCCTACTTCTGCTGGGATAATCTGGCAGAGAGAGCAGGCAGGAGGTAGAAAGCAGTGCGTCtcagtgcaaaaacaaaaaaacctcagTCCCTTCAGTAGAAGTGTattcacatacaaaaaaaacataaataataataataaaagcaatACCACGTTTGTTCGCTGAGACGGGCACCAGTCCTCGTTGCAACTTCTTGGTTGtaagtcctttttttctccagGAAAATAAAAGGAGCAAATAAGCAGAGTAAATAGGGCGTCTGAATTTCGCTGAGAAGCAGCTTTACCAGCTCTGCACCGCAGAGATTTAAAGGCTCgcctctcactctctccactCCTCTGGTATCCAGCAGACTGCGCTCGGAGCCAGCAGGCGCTTTATCCTTATAGCCCACCGTGACGTCGTGCTGAAAGGCTGGATCGGTGGCGCTCAGTTCTCCAATGGGAGCGGGACTCGCACtgaaacagaggaagagaaagagtaggaggggaaaagaggagaagagggtgCACGATTCAGTCTTGACAGCTACAGACAGTCAGCTGACTGACTTCCCTaaaagcagagaaggaggagagcaaGAAGGAGAGAAATGTCTTCACTTCGTAGACGCTATCTGCGGCTTTGGTGCTCCGTGTCTTCACTCATGACGATCTCAGTGAGACTGATGTGAGCGAGTTACAGGCTTCAGCGCTGTAAGCTCAGTGACATTTCTCCATTAGTGCTTTTATGGCGCGACACTTCCACAGAATATTTACAATGTGAGCACATGTTTTAGGTAAATCAGAAACAGGGGTGATCACATTGCTTCCATGTGAACTTTGACTTCTGGAAgtgcagaagaaaaacattcaagACACATCATCTGAGCAATTTATGACAATATTTGTCATCACAGTACTTTGTAAAACCTGTTTTTTGTTGCTCTCGTTTAACAGTAATCAATTAAACTGACTTTATTCACTGAGCGTTTGCTGCAGTGACCTCACACGTTTACATAGAGTTTTACAAGGTAACCAGCACGATTACGCACGCAAATAAAAGGGTGTTAAATACAGGTTAGAAACATTTGTGTTGCATTTTAACACTATTCACACAATGACAGacttcagtgtttttaatattaaagTAAGGGTTCAGACTATTAAACAATATTAGATCAAATCAGAATATTTACATGTTTGGAACTGAGTGGTGATAATGCAGTGACCTTGCTGCACCAAAGTTCAATACTGGTTTCATTCATTTGTGGatcatttattttcttaaataCTTAAACCACGTTATAATTATATGCATTCTTGTGTTGGTGCATAAGTAAAGTTGCCTGTTAGTGCCCTCAGATCCCCTCATCAGTCTCACCTGGGCTCGGACCGTTTGTTTTACAGAGTACTCTCGACACGGGATTCACCAGAAAACAGGCTCAATGGTGCCCCTGCGTGGACAACACGTGAAGAGCTGAAGCTCAGTGAGATGCTGCTGATATAGATTTCCTTTCATTTTGCGCTTGGATTTTTATCTCCGCACTAATTGCTCCCTTTCAAAGGTCACATCCTGTAATTATGACTGACAACAATTAATCTCTGTCACTTGAGTCTCATACAAATTAACTGGGAACATTCATGTCGCTGGAGTAACTGTCTTAACAGGTAGTTAAGCCAAAATAGTTTTAGATGTTACTGgatgtatgtgcgtgtgtcaTTGATCTGACTAATTTAATTGCACGCAATAAACGAAGAAGCAGTGAGAAAATGTCTGGCTTCCCCCGCAAAAAAAGAAGCTGCTTGTAAATGAGTCAATTTGTGGGGATCGATTGGGTTATCATTTCGTTTCCACCTCATATTCACGGGGTGAGCACAGCCAGCGACCAACGCCTATTGATCAGGCTGGATGTAAGAGGAGACTGCCAAAGATGAGATCCGATAATGAAGGGCTTATTTGTTTAGTTTCAATTCTTAATCAGTAGGAGCTGTAAAGCAGTGTATCAATGGATGAACTCAGGTCATAAATCCATGCTCAGAAATATCCTGGTCTCATTGATAATTCCATGAAATGTGGAGCTTCCACAAACAAATAGTTGCTTAGATAAAAGGatataaaggttaaaaaaacagtaacattttatttttaaccacaCAGCAAAAAGTATATATGTAGCGGCCAAAACACTACAATCACAATTAttatcattaaataataattgcaaataaattattattattattatgttcttCATGCCGTTTTTATTTTTAGTCGATAGATAATGATCaatattctcattttttttaaatccctgcATATTACTGCTACGCTCAAATACCTTAATTCCTGCACACTATAAAAACGTAACTGCTGCATACAAGTTGCAATAGTCTCTTAATTCCCTGCACCTGCAGCGAGCTTCTCTATTCTCAGCCTTAACTTCAGAAGGCGCCCTGAGCCAGTCGTGCCGTGCCGTGCCGACCTAAAATCTCTGCCTAGTGAGGCCGACCCGGCGGCAGCCCCATTAGGTCGTAATGCTCTCTAATATAACCCGAGTCCACCGTCTAATAGATCCAGG is part of the Parambassis ranga chromosome 7, fParRan2.1, whole genome shotgun sequence genome and harbors:
- the mafba gene encoding transcription factor MafB → MLQQISAQRRRSQKYHCMKQERREQTLINKSVFATLASTFANLQKSRDNNMSAELGMGPELPNSPLALEYVNDFDLMKFDVKKEGLAGLDRNGVRQCNRVQPQGSVSSTPISTPCSSVPSSPSFSPMEQKTQLEELYWMPNNGYHQQIDPQTLSLTPEDAVEALIGATAHGHPPPPHVQQQLQQQGSFEGYRGPHHHHSHHGHSQQHHHPYAGGIPHHADELSGHPGGHNHPHSQHHHHHSQDPDSPSPVSPESHQPLHHHRHHHHHHQHGHLSQSGAHHGSGGGLNPEDRFSDDQLVSMSVRELNRHLRGFTKDEVIRLKQKRRTLKNRGYAQSCRFKRVQQKHLLENEKTQLINQVEQLKAEISRLARERDAYKLKCEKLTGSGASNGFREAGSTSDNPSSPEFFM